Proteins encoded together in one Streptomyces sp. NA04227 window:
- a CDS encoding NAD(P)-dependent oxidoreductase, with protein MRVLLTGHQGYLGTVMAPVLAAAGHEVVGLDSGLFADCVLGLSPSSSSRGYPMPADPPGHDVDLRDVTPDHVAGVDAVIHLAALSNDPLGALAPDLTYDINHHASVRLARLARDAGVRRFVYASTCSVYGAAGGDGLVTEDAPLRPVTPYAESKVRVEDDLRALADGDFSPVYMRNATAFGYSPRLRADIVLNNLVGHALLSGEVLVLSDGTPWRPLVHAADIARAFTAVLTAPREAVHDRAFNIGSEINNVTVAEIAEQVAEAVPGSRVVITGETGADPRSYRVDFSRLRAALPGFDCEWTVKQGALELADAYRKHGLTREDFERRFTRLAVLRAASDADAVDGTLRWRR; from the coding sequence TTGCGCGTGCTGCTCACCGGACACCAGGGCTACCTGGGCACCGTGATGGCCCCGGTCCTCGCGGCCGCCGGGCACGAAGTCGTCGGCCTCGACTCGGGCCTGTTCGCCGACTGCGTCCTCGGCCTTTCCCCAAGCTCTTCGAGCAGGGGATACCCCATGCCCGCGGACCCGCCCGGACACGACGTGGACCTGCGCGACGTCACGCCCGACCACGTGGCCGGTGTGGACGCCGTGATCCACCTGGCCGCCCTGTCCAACGACCCGCTGGGAGCCCTCGCACCGGACCTCACCTACGACATCAACCACCACGCCTCCGTGCGGCTGGCCCGCCTCGCCCGGGACGCGGGAGTGCGGCGCTTCGTGTACGCGTCGACCTGCTCGGTCTACGGCGCCGCCGGCGGGGACGGCCTGGTGACCGAGGACGCCCCGCTGCGCCCGGTGACGCCGTACGCGGAGTCCAAGGTGCGGGTGGAGGACGACCTGCGGGCGCTGGCCGACGGCGACTTCAGCCCGGTGTACATGCGCAACGCCACCGCCTTCGGCTACTCGCCCCGGCTGCGCGCCGACATCGTGCTGAACAACCTGGTGGGCCACGCGCTCCTGTCCGGCGAGGTCCTGGTGCTCTCCGACGGCACCCCCTGGCGCCCGCTGGTGCACGCCGCCGACATCGCACGGGCCTTCACGGCGGTGCTGACCGCGCCGCGGGAAGCGGTGCACGACCGGGCGTTCAACATCGGCAGCGAGATCAACAACGTCACGGTCGCCGAGATCGCCGAGCAGGTCGCCGAGGCGGTGCCCGGCTCGCGCGTGGTGATCACCGGGGAGACCGGTGCCGATCCGCGGTCCTACCGGGTGGACTTCTCCCGACTGCGCGCCGCGCTGCCCGGCTTCGACTGCGAGTGGACGGTGAAACAGGGCGCGCTCGAACTCGCCGACGCCTACCGGAAACACGGACTGACGCGGGAGGACTTCGAGCGACGTTTCACCCGCCTCGCCGTGCTGCGCGCGGCGTCCGACGCCGACGCCGTCGACGGCACCCTGCGGTGGCGCCGATGA
- a CDS encoding PIG-L deacetylase family protein, whose protein sequence is MLRLGAGHLDRIVAVGAHCDDIAIGAGGTLLTMCLARPGIRIDALVLSGGGSEREQEEEAALTAFCPGADLRLTVLKLPDGRLPAYWDEAKAAVEELRERSEPDVVLAPRTDDAHQDHRGLAKLITTAFRDHLVLGYEIVKWDGDLTRLAAYQPLSPEVAEQKVRLLQEHYPSQRHRPWYDREAFLGLARIRGIECHARYAEAFAATKLTLDLGD, encoded by the coding sequence GTGCTGAGGCTCGGGGCCGGGCACCTGGACCGGATCGTCGCGGTGGGCGCGCACTGCGACGACATCGCCATCGGTGCCGGTGGCACGCTGCTGACGATGTGCCTCGCGCGGCCGGGTATCCGTATCGACGCACTGGTGCTCTCCGGCGGTGGCAGCGAACGGGAGCAGGAGGAAGAGGCCGCGCTCACCGCCTTCTGCCCGGGCGCCGACCTGCGGCTGACCGTGCTCAAGCTGCCGGACGGACGGCTGCCCGCGTACTGGGACGAGGCCAAGGCCGCGGTCGAGGAGCTGCGCGAGCGGAGCGAGCCGGATGTCGTGCTTGCCCCGCGTACCGACGACGCGCACCAGGATCACCGCGGCCTGGCGAAGCTGATCACGACCGCCTTCCGCGACCACCTCGTCCTCGGCTACGAGATCGTCAAATGGGACGGCGATCTCACCCGACTCGCGGCCTACCAGCCGCTGTCGCCGGAGGTCGCCGAACAGAAGGTGCGGCTGCTGCAGGAGCACTACCCCTCGCAACGGCACCGGCCCTGGTACGACCGGGAGGCCTTCCTGGGCCTCGCGCGCATCCGCGGCATCGAATGCCACGCGCGCTACGCCGAGGCGTTCGCCGCCACCAAACTCACACTCGACCTGGGGGACTGA
- a CDS encoding glucose-1-phosphate cytidylyltransferase produces MKVVLFCGGYGLRMRNGAFDDMPKPMAMVGPRPLIWHVMRYYAYFGHTDFILCLGYGAHHIKDFFLNYEETASNDFVLRGGRTELLSTDIADWTITFAQTGIESPIGERLRRVRHHLDGDEMFLANYADVLTDAPLPEMIDRFARRDAGASMTVVPPQSSFHCVDLGEDGLVGGITAVSELPLWENGGYFVLRQEIFDHIPENGDLVADGCAQLAKRGRLVAHQHRGFWKPTDTVKERAALDAAYARGDRPWAVWERDGAGIGASVGRDGAGARAC; encoded by the coding sequence ATGAAGGTCGTACTGTTCTGCGGCGGTTACGGGCTGCGCATGCGCAACGGAGCCTTCGACGACATGCCCAAACCGATGGCGATGGTCGGCCCCCGGCCGCTGATCTGGCACGTCATGCGCTACTACGCCTACTTCGGGCACACCGACTTCATCCTGTGCCTCGGCTACGGCGCCCACCACATCAAGGACTTCTTCCTCAACTACGAGGAGACGGCGTCCAACGACTTCGTACTGCGGGGCGGGCGCACCGAGTTGCTGTCCACCGACATCGCCGACTGGACGATCACGTTCGCGCAGACCGGCATCGAGTCACCGATCGGGGAGCGGCTGCGCCGGGTGCGGCACCACCTGGACGGCGACGAGATGTTCCTCGCCAACTACGCCGACGTGCTCACCGATGCCCCGCTGCCGGAGATGATCGACCGGTTCGCCCGGCGTGACGCCGGTGCGTCGATGACGGTGGTGCCGCCGCAGTCCTCGTTCCACTGTGTGGACCTGGGCGAGGACGGCCTGGTGGGCGGCATCACCGCGGTGAGCGAACTGCCGCTGTGGGAGAACGGCGGCTACTTCGTGCTCCGCCAGGAGATCTTCGACCACATACCGGAGAACGGCGACCTGGTGGCCGACGGCTGCGCCCAACTGGCCAAGCGCGGACGGTTGGTGGCGCACCAGCACCGCGGCTTCTGGAAGCCCACCGACACCGTGAAGGAGCGGGCCGCGCTGGATGCCGCCTATGCCCGGGGCGACCGCCCGTGGGCCGTGTGGGAACGCGACGGCGCAGGGATCGGCGCGAGCGTCGGCCGGGACGGCGCCGGAGCGAGAGCGTGCTGA
- a CDS encoding class I SAM-dependent methyltransferase, translated as MTGCRLCGSAALASVVDLGATPPCESFLAADQLDQPEPAYPLHLRVCTDCWLAQIPPLITPEETFTQYAYFSSYSTSWVEHARTFVADAAERLALGPDSFVVEVASNDGYLLKHLVDRRIRCLGIEPSVNVGAAARESGVPTLTEFLDPATGAAVRTEHGPADLVVANNVYAHIPDVVGFTQGLRALVADDGWVSIEVQHLLSLIERNQYDTIYHEHFQYYTVASAIRALASGGLALVDVELLPTHGGSIRLWARPAEAAGEPSRSVADVLAREKAAGLQELSGYAEFSARVAKVRRDLLRFLVEAAERGETVVGYGAPGKGNTLLNHCGIRPDLLAYTVDRNPYKHGRFTPGTRIPVLPPERIAADKPDYVLVLPWNLRDELVEQLSFVHAWGGRLVFPIPELSIVEVTR; from the coding sequence ATGACAGGATGCCGACTCTGCGGCTCGGCGGCGCTGGCGAGCGTCGTCGATCTGGGGGCGACCCCGCCGTGCGAGAGCTTTCTCGCCGCGGACCAACTGGACCAGCCGGAGCCCGCGTACCCGCTGCACCTGCGGGTCTGCACGGACTGCTGGCTCGCACAGATCCCACCGCTGATCACGCCGGAGGAGACGTTCACGCAGTACGCGTACTTCTCCTCCTACTCGACCTCCTGGGTGGAGCACGCACGCACATTCGTCGCCGACGCCGCGGAGCGCCTCGCACTGGGCCCCGACTCCTTCGTGGTCGAGGTCGCGAGCAACGACGGTTACCTGCTCAAACACCTGGTGGACCGTCGGATCCGCTGCCTCGGCATCGAACCGTCGGTGAACGTCGGCGCCGCGGCGAGGGAGTCGGGAGTGCCCACCCTCACGGAGTTCCTGGACCCGGCCACCGGCGCCGCCGTCCGAACCGAACACGGCCCCGCGGACCTGGTCGTGGCCAACAACGTGTACGCCCACATCCCCGACGTCGTCGGATTCACCCAGGGGCTGCGCGCCCTGGTCGCCGACGACGGCTGGGTCTCCATCGAGGTGCAGCACCTGCTGAGCCTGATCGAGCGGAACCAGTACGACACGATCTACCACGAGCACTTCCAGTACTACACGGTCGCCTCCGCGATCCGGGCGCTCGCGAGCGGCGGACTCGCGCTGGTGGACGTCGAGTTGCTGCCCACGCACGGCGGCTCCATCCGGCTGTGGGCCCGCCCGGCCGAGGCGGCGGGCGAGCCCTCCCGGAGCGTGGCCGATGTACTGGCCCGCGAGAAGGCCGCCGGACTGCAAGAACTGTCCGGTTACGCCGAGTTCTCCGCCCGGGTGGCCAAGGTGCGCCGGGACCTGTTGCGGTTCCTCGTCGAGGCGGCCGAGCGCGGCGAGACGGTCGTCGGCTACGGCGCCCCGGGCAAGGGCAACACCCTCCTCAACCACTGCGGCATCCGGCCCGACCTGCTCGCGTACACGGTCGACCGCAACCCCTACAAGCACGGCAGGTTCACCCCCGGCACCCGGATCCCGGTCCTGCCGCCCGAGCGGATAGCCGCCGACAAACCGGACTACGTCCTCGTCCTCCCGTGGAACCTGCGGGACGAACTGGTCGAGCAACTGTCCTTCGTCCACGCCTGGGGCGGCCGCCTGGTCTTTCCCATTCCCGAACTGAGCATTGTCGAGGTCACGCGATGA
- a CDS encoding glycosyltransferase family 4 protein produces MHVLVVHNRYSSAQPSGENRVVDEEVALLRAAGHQVDLFERRSDDIAARSLLGKAAVPLLVPWNPAVRAELAARLRTSRPDVVHVHNVFPLLSPAVLAACADADVPAVATLHNYTQVCPPGTLHREGRLCTECVGSTASLPAVRHGCYRGSRLATVPLAVSLSVNRRRWWSGVERFFCISAAQRDLLVRSGMPPERLAVKHNFVPDPGARRAGDGEHLLFLGRLAEAKGVRLLMAAWDEIAAGGGVGVPLVLAGAGPLEREVTAWAAGRDDVRCVGLWDPEQCRQALARAVAVVAPSMVLETFGLVVAEAMAAGVPAVAAGHGAFVELVEDGVTGLLHRPGDPASLASCVRRIATDRAHNQEMGRAARRRYEQGFSPAVGLERLVEGYRTAIAGRSGGGDVPPPTGNANTDSRRGTRASGDGGSR; encoded by the coding sequence ATGCACGTCCTCGTAGTGCACAACCGCTACTCCTCGGCGCAGCCGAGCGGGGAGAACCGGGTGGTCGACGAAGAGGTGGCGCTGCTGCGCGCGGCCGGCCACCAGGTCGACCTGTTCGAGCGGCGCAGCGACGACATCGCCGCCCGGTCCCTGCTCGGCAAGGCCGCGGTGCCGCTGCTCGTGCCGTGGAACCCGGCGGTCCGCGCGGAGCTCGCCGCGCGGCTGCGGACCTCACGCCCCGACGTGGTGCACGTCCACAACGTCTTCCCGCTCCTGTCGCCCGCGGTCCTCGCCGCCTGCGCCGACGCCGACGTGCCCGCAGTCGCCACGCTGCACAACTACACCCAGGTCTGCCCGCCCGGCACGCTGCACCGCGAGGGCCGGCTGTGCACCGAGTGCGTCGGGTCGACGGCGTCGCTCCCCGCTGTCCGGCACGGCTGCTACCGCGGCTCCCGGCTGGCGACGGTGCCGCTGGCGGTCAGCCTGTCGGTCAACCGGCGGCGGTGGTGGTCCGGCGTGGAGCGGTTCTTCTGCATCTCCGCGGCGCAGCGCGACCTGCTGGTGCGCTCCGGCATGCCGCCCGAACGGCTCGCGGTGAAGCACAACTTCGTGCCCGACCCGGGCGCCCGCCGGGCGGGCGACGGCGAGCATCTGCTCTTTCTCGGCCGGCTCGCGGAGGCCAAGGGCGTGCGGCTGCTCATGGCCGCGTGGGACGAGATCGCCGCGGGCGGCGGTGTGGGTGTGCCGCTCGTGCTCGCCGGTGCGGGGCCGCTGGAGCGCGAGGTCACCGCGTGGGCGGCGGGCCGGGACGACGTGCGGTGTGTGGGCCTGTGGGACCCGGAGCAGTGTCGGCAGGCCCTCGCGCGGGCGGTCGCCGTGGTCGCTCCCTCGATGGTCCTGGAGACGTTCGGCCTGGTGGTCGCGGAGGCGATGGCGGCCGGGGTCCCGGCCGTCGCCGCCGGTCACGGCGCCTTCGTCGAACTCGTCGAGGACGGGGTGACCGGGCTGCTGCACCGGCCGGGCGACCCCGCCTCGCTCGCGTCCTGCGTACGCCGGATCGCGACCGATCGGGCGCACAACCAAGAGATGGGCCGGGCGGCCCGGCGCCGTTACGAGCAGGGGTTCAGCCCGGCCGTCGGCCTGGAGCGCCTGGTGGAGGGGTACCGCACCGCGATCGCGGGGCGGTCCGGCGGCGGGGACGTCCCGCCGCCGACAGGAAACGCGAACACCGACTCGCGACGGGGCACCCGCGCGAGCGGAGATGGGGGGAGCAGATGA
- a CDS encoding O-antigen ligase domain-containing protein, with the protein MAGNLTHGALPGGPGTAGAAGAQPDAPTRPVGTPKAVGIVWALLALNTLGSAGAKTVVPLPRSLIQMATMGALAAAFALALALNLRLLVRPSAFVFLLTLLLVPSVIASANLEVGYGALFRCARLALFVGTLWLLSRWWDGGLTFVRHHIRMYFAVLVLVAAGLAVSPGTAMPEYYGGRLVGALWPLTPPQIGQYAAVITGLTVLLVLGRRTTGAGAAVIIVPSLVLLALTHTRTATLGLLIGLALAIGSLVLTSAAARRFFAWTVLCATVAAAAFSSALRAWFLRGQSQQDLTDLTGRAKVWDALLAAPRTTGEKVFGTGLSDKSFNGLPIDNSWLAVYHEQGLIGVTVVAAMITVLGGVALLRPPSLPRACAIFLISYCAISSYTEAGLGDASPYLLHLALAASLLAAPDAATPVSTAAVARRRIPRWTRR; encoded by the coding sequence ATGGCCGGGAACCTGACGCACGGTGCGCTGCCGGGCGGACCGGGCACGGCGGGCGCGGCGGGCGCACAGCCCGACGCCCCAACACGCCCTGTCGGCACACCAAAAGCAGTCGGGATCGTCTGGGCGTTGCTGGCCCTCAACACGCTCGGCTCCGCCGGAGCGAAGACCGTCGTCCCGCTGCCCCGCTCGCTCATCCAGATGGCCACGATGGGCGCCCTGGCCGCCGCGTTCGCCCTGGCGCTCGCGCTCAATCTCCGGCTGCTCGTCCGCCCCAGCGCCTTCGTCTTCCTGCTCACGCTGCTCCTGGTGCCGAGCGTGATCGCCAGCGCGAACCTGGAGGTCGGGTACGGCGCGCTGTTCCGCTGCGCCCGGCTCGCTCTCTTCGTCGGCACGCTGTGGCTGCTCAGCCGCTGGTGGGACGGCGGCCTGACCTTCGTCCGGCACCACATCCGGATGTACTTCGCGGTGCTCGTCCTGGTGGCCGCGGGCCTGGCCGTCTCACCGGGCACGGCCATGCCCGAGTACTACGGCGGACGCCTGGTCGGCGCGTTGTGGCCGCTCACCCCGCCGCAGATCGGACAGTACGCCGCGGTGATCACCGGGCTCACCGTGCTGCTCGTGCTCGGCCGCCGGACCACCGGGGCCGGGGCGGCGGTGATCATCGTGCCGTCACTCGTCCTGCTCGCGCTGACCCATACCCGCACGGCCACGCTCGGCCTGCTCATCGGGCTGGCACTGGCGATCGGTTCGCTCGTCCTGACCAGCGCGGCCGCCCGCCGGTTCTTCGCCTGGACGGTGCTGTGCGCCACGGTGGCGGCGGCGGCGTTCAGCTCCGCGCTGCGGGCGTGGTTCCTGCGCGGACAGAGCCAGCAGGACCTGACCGACCTCACCGGTCGGGCCAAGGTCTGGGACGCCCTCCTCGCGGCTCCCCGGACCACCGGGGAGAAGGTGTTCGGCACGGGTCTCAGCGACAAATCGTTCAACGGGCTGCCGATCGACAACAGTTGGCTGGCCGTCTACCACGAGCAGGGTCTGATCGGCGTCACCGTCGTAGCGGCGATGATCACCGTCCTGGGCGGCGTCGCGCTGCTGCGGCCGCCCTCGCTGCCGAGGGCCTGCGCGATCTTCCTGATCAGCTACTGCGCGATCTCGTCGTACACCGAGGCCGGGCTCGGTGACGCCTCGCCGTATTTGCTGCATCTGGCCCTGGCCGCCTCGCTGCTCGCGGCGCCCGACGCGGCAACTCCCGTGTCGACGGCCGCGGTTGCTCGACGACGTATCCCGCGATGGACCCGGAGGTGA
- a CDS encoding right-handed parallel beta-helix repeat-containing protein produces the protein MLIKWRRWALPTAPLALVLTAATGCDSTPSARPQPTAGPSTSVARVCAEPAAGPAQAPAGAVTIDPAVVGDLAAKTDNSPPHTTFWLRPGTHRLEPDRYAQVVPKKGNHYLGAPGAVLDGRRTNQYAFGGSAPDVTLRHLTVQRFVAPNNEGVVNHDMADGWVIEHATIQHNSGAGLMAGARQQVRASCLRGNGQYGMNAYKTGDSIRGLVVEGNEIVGNNTDDWERRKPGCGCTGGIKFWAVNGADIRGNWVHDNRGAGLWADNNNNDFRIESNVLEANDGAALMYETSYNAVIRNNTIRHNNWVEGRKSAERGDTFPYATVYVSEAGGEPRIPARTDKIEIYRNVLENNWNGITLWENADRFCNSPANTSTGYCTLLVKDTGRCTRPAITTAPLHADCRWKTQRVDIHDNRFVLDPSVVKCAADCSRMAVLANYGTYPNWSPYKGKRVAEAITHHQHNRWHDNAYRGPWSFVAGDVSREVDPGQWQNTPYRQDEDSTFDPRAGG, from the coding sequence GTGCTGATCAAGTGGCGGCGCTGGGCGCTGCCGACGGCACCGCTGGCACTCGTCCTGACGGCGGCGACCGGCTGCGACAGCACGCCGAGCGCGCGGCCGCAGCCGACCGCCGGGCCGTCCACGTCCGTGGCCCGGGTGTGCGCCGAGCCCGCTGCCGGACCGGCGCAGGCACCGGCGGGCGCGGTGACCATCGACCCCGCCGTGGTCGGTGACCTGGCCGCGAAGACCGACAACAGCCCCCCGCACACCACGTTCTGGCTTCGGCCGGGCACGCACAGGCTCGAACCGGACCGCTACGCCCAGGTCGTACCGAAGAAGGGGAACCACTACCTCGGCGCGCCCGGCGCGGTGCTCGACGGCCGCAGGACCAACCAGTACGCGTTCGGCGGCAGCGCCCCCGACGTCACCCTCCGCCACCTGACCGTGCAGCGGTTCGTCGCGCCGAACAACGAGGGCGTGGTCAACCACGACATGGCCGACGGCTGGGTGATCGAGCACGCGACGATCCAGCACAACTCCGGCGCGGGGCTGATGGCCGGTGCCCGCCAGCAGGTCCGCGCGAGCTGCCTGCGCGGCAACGGGCAGTACGGAATGAACGCCTACAAGACCGGCGACTCGATCCGTGGCCTGGTGGTCGAGGGGAACGAGATCGTCGGCAACAACACCGACGACTGGGAGCGGCGAAAGCCCGGCTGCGGCTGCACCGGGGGCATCAAGTTCTGGGCCGTCAACGGCGCCGACATCCGCGGCAATTGGGTGCACGACAACCGCGGAGCCGGGTTGTGGGCGGACAACAACAACAATGACTTCCGCATCGAGAGCAACGTCCTGGAGGCCAACGACGGCGCCGCGCTGATGTACGAGACCAGCTACAACGCGGTCATCCGGAATAACACGATCCGGCACAACAACTGGGTCGAGGGCCGTAAGAGCGCCGAGCGCGGCGACACCTTCCCGTACGCGACCGTCTACGTGTCCGAAGCCGGCGGCGAACCACGGATCCCAGCCCGCACGGACAAGATCGAGATCTACCGGAACGTGCTGGAGAACAACTGGAACGGCATCACCCTGTGGGAGAACGCCGACCGGTTCTGCAACAGCCCCGCCAACACCTCCACCGGCTACTGCACGTTGCTGGTGAAGGACACCGGCCGCTGCACGCGACCGGCGATCACCACCGCACCGCTCCACGCCGACTGCCGCTGGAAGACCCAGCGGGTGGACATCCACGACAACCGCTTCGTCCTGGACCCGTCCGTCGTCAAGTGCGCGGCGGACTGCAGCCGCATGGCGGTCCTCGCCAACTACGGCACCTATCCGAACTGGTCGCCGTACAAGGGCAAGCGGGTGGCCGAGGCGATCACCCACCACCAGCACAACCGCTGGCACGACAACGCCTACCGCGGGCCGTGGAGCTTCGTCGCGGGCGACGTCAGCCGCGAAGTCGACCCCGGGCAGTGGCAGAACACGCCCTACCGGCAGGACGAGGACAGCACCTTCGACCCGCGGGCCGGTGGTTGA
- a CDS encoding alginate lyase family protein — protein MTVSSGSPGWYLRRLSRMGPREVGGRVGDAVRRRRWRSARPKCPSVTVARFTAVLPAEAIAAIPPDAAKRLIAEADRLMAGRAEYFGVVRDDLADPDWSYDPKTGRRAPGGYAFDVPYRDEEAVGDIKQIWELSRHQYLTVLATAYALTGDERYAETVAAHLRSWWTANPPLRGVHWVSGIELGIRLLSWVWIRRLLDGWPGAVALFEGNPLAVNQIWHHQRWLAAFPSRGSSANNHVIAEATGQFAAACAFGWFPSSARWRTEALRSLERHLRGNTFDSGLNRELATEYHGLVLELGLAAVAEADAAGVPVPDSIRLVLLRMSDALAAVVDNRLRPPRQGDADDGHGLVVDGAGTDRWASLLATGDAVFGRLAWWPEVTGTDVRTPLLAALIRPYPTEGAATAVTRPASRPGHFADAGMTILRGPAGIWCRCDGGPHGFLSIAAHAHADALSVEVRHDGVDVLADPGTFCYHGQPEWRQYFRSTLGHNTLRLDGGDQSVSGGPFLWTRQARSRVLAADTSGTAHGGTARWCAEHDGYRPSVHRRRVELTAVRQELRVIDEVRGDRRAVHLAFHLGPAITADLVGNRAVLTWARDGEARSAVLDLPEQLRWRAHRGESAPPLGWYSPGFGRKEPATTLVGTGFTDGVRGFTTVLRFAAGEDAC, from the coding sequence ATGACCGTGAGCTCGGGGAGTCCGGGCTGGTACCTGCGGCGGCTGTCCCGGATGGGACCGCGGGAGGTCGGCGGCCGGGTGGGCGACGCGGTGCGCAGGCGGCGCTGGCGGTCGGCGCGGCCCAAGTGCCCGAGCGTGACGGTCGCCCGGTTCACCGCGGTACTGCCCGCCGAGGCGATCGCCGCGATACCTCCGGACGCCGCGAAACGGCTCATCGCCGAGGCGGACCGGCTGATGGCCGGGCGGGCCGAGTACTTCGGGGTGGTCCGCGACGACCTGGCCGACCCGGACTGGTCGTACGACCCGAAGACCGGGCGCCGGGCCCCGGGCGGCTATGCCTTCGACGTGCCCTACCGCGACGAGGAAGCGGTAGGGGACATCAAGCAGATCTGGGAGCTGTCCCGGCACCAGTACCTCACCGTGCTCGCCACCGCCTACGCGCTCACCGGCGACGAGCGGTACGCCGAGACCGTGGCCGCACACCTGCGGTCGTGGTGGACGGCCAACCCACCGCTCCGCGGCGTGCATTGGGTCAGCGGAATCGAGCTGGGCATCCGGCTCCTGTCCTGGGTGTGGATCCGCCGGCTGCTCGACGGCTGGCCGGGGGCGGTCGCGCTGTTCGAGGGCAACCCGCTGGCGGTGAACCAGATCTGGCACCACCAGCGCTGGCTGGCCGCCTTCCCCAGCCGGGGCTCTTCGGCGAACAACCACGTCATCGCCGAGGCCACCGGGCAGTTCGCCGCGGCCTGCGCGTTCGGCTGGTTCCCCTCCTCGGCGCGCTGGCGCACCGAGGCCCTGCGGTCGCTGGAGCGGCATCTGCGCGGCAACACCTTCGACTCGGGCCTCAACCGCGAGCTGGCCACCGAGTACCACGGCCTGGTGCTCGAACTCGGCCTGGCCGCGGTGGCCGAGGCGGATGCCGCGGGTGTGCCGGTCCCCGACTCGATCCGGCTGGTGCTGCTGCGGATGTCCGACGCGCTCGCGGCCGTCGTGGACAACCGATTACGGCCGCCGCGCCAGGGGGACGCGGACGACGGACACGGTCTGGTGGTGGACGGCGCGGGCACCGACCGCTGGGCCTCGCTCCTCGCGACCGGGGACGCCGTGTTCGGCCGACTCGCCTGGTGGCCGGAAGTGACCGGCACCGATGTGCGCACCCCGCTGCTCGCCGCGCTCATCCGGCCGTACCCGACAGAAGGAGCCGCGACTGCCGTGACCCGCCCGGCAAGTCGGCCGGGCCACTTCGCCGACGCGGGCATGACCATCCTGCGCGGCCCGGCGGGGATCTGGTGCCGCTGCGACGGCGGTCCGCACGGCTTCCTGTCCATCGCCGCGCACGCCCACGCGGACGCGCTGTCCGTGGAGGTCAGACACGACGGGGTCGACGTGCTCGCCGACCCGGGGACGTTCTGCTACCACGGCCAGCCCGAGTGGCGGCAGTACTTCCGGTCGACCCTCGGCCACAACACCCTGCGACTGGACGGCGGCGACCAGTCCGTCTCCGGCGGCCCTTTCCTGTGGACCCGTCAGGCCCGCAGCCGCGTCCTGGCCGCGGACACCTCCGGCACCGCCCACGGGGGGACGGCCCGCTGGTGCGCCGAGCACGACGGGTACCGGCCCTCCGTGCACCGCCGCCGGGTGGAACTGACCGCCGTGAGGCAGGAGTTGCGGGTGATCGACGAGGTCCGCGGCGACCGGCGGGCCGTACACCTGGCGTTCCACCTCGGCCCCGCGATCACCGCCGACCTGGTCGGCAACCGGGCCGTGCTCACCTGGGCCCGGGACGGCGAGGCCCGCTCCGCGGTGCTCGACCTGCCCGAGCAGCTCCGCTGGCGGGCGCATCGCGGCGAGAGCGCCCCGCCGCTGGGCTGGTACTCCCCCGGCTTCGGGCGCAAGGAACCCGCCACCACGCTGGTCGGCACCGGTTTCACCGACGGCGTGCGGGGGTTCACCACCGTACTCAGGTTCGCGGCCGGGGAGGACGCGTGCTGA